In Chitinophaga sp. HK235, a single window of DNA contains:
- a CDS encoding DNRLRE domain-containing protein, whose protein sequence is MKSANLFLTLTVVSVFMMSSCRKDLATDTNPQQNAQTLNAQIKDGQKTITLGVGYEKAGSQDDATVYSHPDWVNRNFSTEVDFLALSWTFQGVPGTGRQFFKFNGLSTIPSGTTIISATLTLTGVSTSVAAPQGNSYYPGSPYNSFGTNPAWVKRVTGTWTGNTITWNNQPSTTTTNAVTVPASTSQWNYSVTLNVTALVQDIINSGQNNGFSLQLQTEAYYRSLIFTGPRNADVSNRPKLVITYEI, encoded by the coding sequence ATGAAAAGCGCTAATCTTTTCCTTACCCTCACTGTAGTATCAGTATTTATGATGAGCAGCTGCCGTAAAGATCTGGCAACAGATACGAATCCGCAGCAGAATGCCCAGACTCTCAACGCCCAGATTAAAGACGGACAAAAAACCATTACTCTCGGCGTCGGCTACGAAAAAGCCGGTAGCCAGGACGACGCGACCGTTTACAGCCACCCGGATTGGGTTAACCGGAATTTTAGTACTGAGGTGGATTTCCTCGCCCTTTCGTGGACCTTCCAGGGCGTACCTGGTACCGGCCGTCAGTTCTTTAAATTCAATGGCCTTAGCACTATTCCGTCGGGCACTACGATCATCTCAGCTACACTTACATTAACCGGTGTAAGTACCAGCGTGGCTGCCCCGCAGGGTAACTCCTACTATCCAGGCTCCCCATACAATTCCTTCGGCACTAACCCCGCCTGGGTGAAACGCGTAACAGGCACGTGGACAGGAAACACCATCACCTGGAATAACCAGCCATCTACCACTACCACCAATGCAGTAACTGTTCCTGCTTCCACCTCACAGTGGAATTATAGTGTAACCCTTAACGTTACTGCACTGGTACAGGACATCATCAACAGCGGACAGAATAACGGCTTTAGTCTGCAACTGCAGACAGAAGCTTACTACCGCAGCCTTATCTTCACAGGCCCCCGCAATGCAGATGTCAGCAATCGTCCGAAACTGGTGATTACATACGAGATATAG
- a CDS encoding DUF6371 domain-containing protein, with the protein MFHKKVRKTYRRGHFLFNSPNFDFTKVGRFSLPDKAFRRKPNKTEKRENNISCYEANRFITYLRSLFGTDITNELIQRYQIDTSGNRWPGATVFWWIDISGNVRAAQVKQFDHTGHTAKSKDNSSRTTWIHSILKYNHESKEESLPGWLSAYLEQSGSFASCMYGEHLLTENTGKPAAIVEAPATAIVASIYLSAFVWLAAGSLSYLTTERCQALAGRADGRAFILWSNKARELAGIASVTVSNLLERCATATERDRGLDLRDYLTRLDYREFQPAPPPQDKYTLTIDGQEHEINAIAVIMEIDNCKIVTYMLRNAVDCLLSPLKNC; encoded by the coding sequence ATCTTCCATAAAAAAGTTCGAAAAACGTACCGAAGGGGTCACTTTTTATTTAATTCGCCCAATTTTGATTTTACTAAGGTTGGGCGTTTTTCTTTACCGGACAAGGCTTTCAGGAGGAAGCCAAATAAAACGGAGAAAAGAGAAAACAATATTTCGTGTTATGAGGCAAATCGATTTATTACCTACCTCCGTTCTCTTTTCGGCACTGACATAACCAACGAACTGATTCAACGATACCAGATAGATACGTCCGGAAACCGCTGGCCGGGAGCTACAGTATTTTGGTGGATTGATATATCCGGCAATGTAAGGGCCGCACAGGTAAAACAGTTTGATCATACCGGTCATACTGCCAAATCAAAGGATAATAGTTCCCGAACAACATGGATACACAGTATTTTAAAGTACAACCATGAATCGAAAGAGGAGAGCCTTCCCGGCTGGTTGTCTGCTTATTTGGAACAAAGCGGAAGCTTCGCCAGCTGCATGTATGGAGAACATCTTTTAACAGAGAATACAGGTAAGCCGGCAGCTATTGTAGAAGCACCGGCAACGGCTATCGTCGCAAGTATATACCTTTCGGCTTTTGTTTGGCTGGCAGCTGGTAGTCTGTCTTACCTTACTACTGAACGGTGTCAGGCGCTTGCCGGCAGAGCGGATGGCCGGGCCTTTATCCTATGGAGCAACAAAGCCCGTGAGCTGGCCGGTATTGCGAGTGTCACGGTATCTAACTTGCTGGAACGTTGCGCCACTGCAACAGAGCGCGACCGAGGGCTAGACTTGCGGGATTATCTTACGCGGTTAGATTACCGGGAATTTCAGCCAGCACCACCGCCGCAGGACAAATACACGCTTACCATTGATGGACAAGAACACGAAATCAACGCCATTGCGGTTATAATGGAAATTGATAATTGCAAGATTGTGACCTACATGTTAAGAAATGCTGTTGATTGTCTTCTTTCCCCATTGAAAAACTGTTGA
- a CDS encoding SDR family NAD(P)-dependent oxidoreductase, whose amino-acid sequence MDLQLSGKTAFISGSTQGIGFAIARQLLQEGAEVILHGRTSAKVDITVQKLRTEFPTAAISGWAADLSIPEETENLLRQLPAVDILVNNAGVFGLRDFESTTDDEWNDIFQVNVMSAVRLSRQVLQGMLSRNWGRIIFISSESGMNIPGNMIHYGVTKAAMLALGNGLSKLTKGTAVTVNTILGGPAYSEGVASATEHLAALHQQPVGVIKEQIIQSTNPHSLLGRFIEPAEIASLAAYLASPLSSAINGASLRADGGVLRTL is encoded by the coding sequence ATGGATTTACAATTAAGCGGTAAGACAGCCTTTATCAGCGGCTCTACCCAGGGAATAGGATTTGCCATTGCCCGGCAGCTGCTACAGGAAGGTGCGGAGGTGATACTTCATGGAAGAACATCCGCTAAAGTGGACATCACGGTGCAAAAACTCCGGACGGAATTTCCAACGGCAGCCATCAGCGGATGGGCGGCGGATCTCAGCATCCCGGAAGAGACAGAAAACCTGTTACGGCAGTTGCCTGCAGTGGATATACTGGTCAACAATGCAGGCGTATTTGGATTAAGAGATTTTGAGTCGACAACAGACGATGAGTGGAATGATATTTTCCAGGTGAATGTGATGAGTGCGGTAAGGCTCTCCAGGCAAGTATTACAAGGGATGCTGTCCCGGAATTGGGGTCGGATTATTTTTATCAGCAGCGAGTCAGGCATGAATATTCCGGGCAATATGATTCATTACGGTGTCACGAAAGCTGCTATGCTGGCCCTGGGTAACGGGTTGTCAAAACTCACCAAAGGTACAGCGGTAACAGTCAATACAATCCTGGGAGGTCCTGCTTACTCGGAAGGTGTTGCGTCTGCGACGGAACATCTGGCAGCGCTACATCAACAGCCTGTGGGGGTGATAAAGGAACAGATCATACAAAGTACCAATCCGCACTCATTGCTGGGACGTTTTATCGAACCTGCTGAAATAGCCAGCCTGGCGGCATATTTAGCCAGCCCATTGTCTTCCGCCATCAACGGCGCCTCTCTAAGGGCCGATGGTGGGGTGTTGAGAACGTTGTAG
- a CDS encoding TetR/AcrR family transcriptional regulator: MRGRPATYDNDAVVLKAQEVFWEKGYSATSLQDLQNATQMGSGSLYNTFRGGKKELFSKALQQRREAFQAFKKELKQCVSPMDLIRDFFRSVALADEHTHLRGCIVANTVTALAFIDNDLEAEAVSILKDVEKMFTDTIREAQRTGAVTNPADAAVLGRYLITCWNGLNVTRRMHPHKVKLKELIEMQLSILR; the protein is encoded by the coding sequence ATGAGAGGGAGACCAGCTACATATGATAATGATGCGGTGGTGCTCAAAGCCCAGGAAGTATTCTGGGAAAAGGGTTACAGCGCTACGTCTTTGCAGGACCTGCAAAACGCTACACAGATGGGTAGCGGTAGTTTGTACAACACATTCAGGGGCGGTAAAAAGGAACTTTTTTCAAAGGCGCTGCAGCAGCGACGGGAGGCTTTCCAGGCGTTTAAGAAGGAATTGAAACAATGTGTTTCGCCGATGGATCTGATCAGGGACTTTTTCCGCAGTGTGGCATTGGCAGACGAGCATACACACCTGAGGGGATGTATTGTGGCCAATACGGTAACAGCACTGGCTTTTATCGATAACGACCTGGAAGCGGAAGCCGTTAGTATATTAAAGGATGTAGAAAAAATGTTTACTGACACCATCCGGGAAGCCCAGCGTACAGGCGCTGTTACCAATCCTGCGGATGCTGCCGTTTTAGGTAGATATTTAATTACCTGCTGGAACGGTCTCAATGTAACCAGACGAATGCACCCTCATAAAGTAAAGCTGAAGGAGCTCATCGAAATGCAACTGAGCATACTGCGCTAA
- a CDS encoding acetyl-CoA C-acyltransferase, whose product MQEAYIVAGYRTAVGKAKRGGFRFYRPDDLAVDVISGLLKSVPQLDPKRVDDLIVGNAVPEAEQGLQIGRMISVRALGIDIPGMTVNRYCASGLETIAIATAKIQSGMADCIIAGGTESMSLVPVAGWKTVPNYTVASTTPDYYIGMGLTAEAVANEYKVSRQDQDEFSFNSHQKAIRAIKEGYFKSGILPISVDEVYVDEKGKKQKRSFTVDTDEGPRADTSMDALAKLKPVFAAGGSVTAGNSSQTSDGAAFVIVMSEKMVNELRLKPIGRLVSCVSAGVHPRIMGIGPVAAIPKALQRAGKTLQDIDLVELNEAFASQSIAVIRELGINPDIVNINGGAIALGHPLGCTGAKLTVQLLGDMKRLKKKYGIVTACVGGGQGIAGIIENID is encoded by the coding sequence ATGCAAGAAGCGTACATAGTAGCTGGATACCGCACTGCGGTGGGAAAAGCTAAAAGGGGCGGATTTCGTTTTTACAGGCCTGATGACCTGGCAGTAGATGTTATTTCCGGTTTGCTGAAATCTGTTCCGCAGCTGGACCCAAAGCGGGTGGACGACCTGATCGTTGGTAATGCTGTCCCTGAAGCAGAACAAGGCCTGCAGATAGGCCGCATGATCTCTGTCAGAGCACTGGGCATCGATATCCCGGGAATGACGGTCAACCGTTACTGCGCCTCCGGCCTCGAAACAATCGCTATTGCAACCGCTAAAATACAATCAGGGATGGCCGACTGTATCATCGCAGGTGGTACAGAAAGTATGAGCCTGGTGCCTGTGGCAGGCTGGAAAACTGTGCCCAACTATACTGTGGCCAGCACCACTCCTGATTATTATATAGGCATGGGACTCACCGCTGAAGCAGTGGCCAATGAATATAAAGTGAGCCGCCAGGACCAGGATGAGTTCTCTTTTAATTCCCACCAGAAAGCCATACGCGCCATTAAGGAAGGTTATTTCAAATCCGGTATACTCCCCATCTCAGTGGATGAAGTATATGTGGATGAAAAAGGAAAAAAACAAAAACGTTCCTTTACGGTAGATACCGATGAAGGACCACGTGCCGACACCTCAATGGACGCACTGGCTAAATTAAAACCTGTTTTCGCCGCCGGTGGTTCTGTTACTGCTGGTAATTCCTCCCAGACATCTGACGGCGCTGCCTTTGTGATTGTGATGAGCGAGAAAATGGTGAACGAGCTGAGACTGAAGCCCATAGGCCGGTTAGTGTCCTGTGTATCTGCGGGGGTGCATCCCCGTATTATGGGTATTGGCCCGGTTGCGGCTATACCAAAAGCATTGCAGCGTGCCGGTAAAACGCTTCAGGACATAGATCTCGTTGAACTGAACGAAGCTTTCGCCTCACAGTCTATTGCAGTGATCCGCGAACTGGGTATCAATCCTGATATTGTAAATATCAACGGCGGTGCTATCGCACTGGGACACCCACTGGGATGTACCGGCGCCAAACTCACCGTACAATTACTCGGTGATATGAAACGTTTGAAGAAAAAATACGGCATCGTTACCGCCTGCGTAGGAGGCGGACAAGGTATTGCCGGAATTATTGAGAATATCGACTGA
- a CDS encoding DUF1800 family protein produces MDRRQFLTLSPSRAARNSKAVVRTATGLTPYTGSWGTQQLIHLLKRTTFGASPENIKALKGMGMQQVVDTLLTAQADPVPPVNNYGTDSTGVASGATWVRAAMGDDMLERKRIASYKAWWVGQMIGQQASIHEKMVLFWHNHFVTETSMVNDSRFIYQYNLTLRHYALGNFKALAKAVTLDPAMLVYLNGYLNSKGAADENYARELHELFTVGKGPDSHYTEDDVRATARVLTGFRVDRSAIVSTFNTTQHDITNKQFSGFYGNKVISGKTGPDGATEVDDLLTIIFAQPEVAKFICRKLYRFFVYYDIDQATEDNVILPLAEIFRSSGYDIKVTLNALFTSEHFFDPLNMACLIKSPVDFCIGMCREFGIVFPTDYTTQYQRWGDLHNIMILMLQNLGDPPLVAGWEAYYQEPAFHELWINTATLPKRNQLSDGMITTGYKNVKIDPLAFADKLSNPGDPVALVNDSLDILYRVGVSDNVKTFLKDTILLAGQSTNGYWTSAWNNYKSNPGDAANTKEVTNHLQALYKYIMNLSEYQLS; encoded by the coding sequence ATGGATCGCAGACAATTCCTGACCTTATCGCCCTCTCGTGCTGCACGTAACAGCAAAGCTGTTGTTCGTACTGCTACCGGGCTTACTCCTTATACCGGCAGTTGGGGTACCCAACAGCTGATACATCTGCTCAAACGTACCACTTTCGGTGCTTCTCCCGAAAACATCAAAGCCCTCAAAGGAATGGGTATGCAGCAGGTGGTGGATACACTCCTCACTGCGCAGGCTGATCCTGTTCCGCCGGTGAACAACTACGGTACAGACAGTACAGGCGTGGCTTCCGGCGCTACCTGGGTTAGGGCCGCTATGGGCGACGATATGCTGGAAAGAAAACGAATCGCCTCCTATAAAGCCTGGTGGGTAGGGCAGATGATAGGCCAACAGGCAAGTATACACGAAAAAATGGTGCTCTTCTGGCATAATCACTTCGTGACGGAAACGAGTATGGTCAATGATAGCCGTTTTATCTACCAGTACAATCTCACCCTTCGCCATTATGCATTGGGCAACTTTAAGGCACTCGCCAAAGCTGTGACACTGGATCCTGCTATGCTGGTGTACCTCAACGGTTACCTCAACTCCAAAGGAGCAGCCGATGAGAACTATGCCCGCGAACTACACGAGCTTTTTACCGTCGGTAAAGGTCCGGATTCTCACTATACGGAAGATGATGTAAGAGCTACAGCCCGCGTACTGACAGGCTTCCGCGTAGATCGCAGCGCCATCGTCAGCACTTTTAATACTACACAACACGATATCACCAATAAACAATTCTCCGGCTTCTATGGCAACAAGGTCATCTCCGGTAAAACCGGCCCGGATGGCGCCACTGAAGTAGACGACCTGTTGACGATTATCTTCGCACAACCGGAAGTGGCTAAATTTATCTGTCGTAAGTTGTACCGCTTCTTTGTATACTACGATATAGACCAGGCCACGGAAGATAATGTGATCCTGCCACTGGCAGAGATCTTCCGCAGCAGTGGATACGATATCAAAGTAACACTCAATGCACTGTTTACCAGTGAACATTTCTTTGATCCGCTCAATATGGCCTGCCTGATCAAAAGCCCGGTGGACTTTTGTATTGGAATGTGCCGGGAGTTTGGTATTGTTTTTCCGACTGACTACACCACGCAGTACCAACGCTGGGGTGACCTGCACAACATCATGATACTGATGCTGCAAAACCTGGGTGACCCTCCACTGGTAGCCGGCTGGGAGGCCTACTATCAGGAGCCTGCCTTCCATGAGCTGTGGATCAATACCGCCACCCTGCCAAAGCGGAATCAGTTGAGCGATGGTATGATCACCACGGGTTATAAAAATGTAAAAATAGATCCGCTGGCTTTTGCTGATAAATTGTCCAACCCCGGCGATCCGGTAGCATTGGTCAATGATTCGCTGGATATACTTTATCGTGTAGGCGTTTCCGATAATGTGAAGACTTTCCTGAAAGACACCATCCTGCTGGCCGGACAAAGTACCAACGGCTACTGGACAAGTGCCTGGAACAATTATAAATCCAATCCCGGGGATGCGGCCAACACGAAAGAAGTGACGAATCATCTGCAGGCGCTGTACAAATACATCATGAACCTTTCGGAATACCAATTATCCTGA